Proteins encoded in a region of the Suricata suricatta isolate VVHF042 chromosome 10, meerkat_22Aug2017_6uvM2_HiC, whole genome shotgun sequence genome:
- the LOC115303564 gene encoding olfactory receptor 10AD1-like, which yields MRPQTVDLRNGSTVTEFILVGFEQSSSTTRALLFALFLALYSLAMAMNGLIIFITWTDPRLNSPMYFFLGHLSFLDVCFITTTIPQMLIHLVVKNHSVSFVSCLTQMYLVFCVGVAECILLAFMAYDRYVAICHPLNYAQIMSQQVCVRLVSAAWFFGLINGIFLEYMSFRNPFCRDNHIENFFCEAPIVIALSCGDPQFTIALLAVNLIVVLLSPMVLIVISYARILASILGRASSSGRGKTFSTCASHLTVVIFFYTSAMFSYMNPRSTHGPDKDKPFSLLYTIITPMCNPIIYSFRNKEMKGAMVRALGRTSLAQAESV from the exons ATGAG GCCGCAGACGGTGGACCTAAGGAACGGGAGCACAGTGACAGAGTTCATCCTCGTGGGCTTTGAGCAGAGCTCCTCTACCACCCGGGCATTGCTCTTTGCCCTCTTCCTAGCCCTCTACAGCCTTGCCATGGCCATGAATGGcctcatcatcttcatcacctgGACAGACCCCAGACTCAACagccccatgtacttcttccttggCCACCTGTCCTTTCTGGATGTCtgcttcatcaccaccaccatcccacAGATGCTAATCCACCTGGTGGTCAAGAACCACAGTGTCTCCTTTGTCTCTTGCTTGACCCAGATGTACTTGGTCTTCTGTGTGGGTGTAGCCGAGTGCATCCTCTTGGCTTTTATGGCCTATGACCGTTATGTTGCTATCTGCCACCCACTCAATTATGCCCAGATCATGAGCCAGCAAGTCTGTGTGAGGCTGGTAAGTGCTGCCTGGTTCTTTGGGCTGATCAATGGCATCTTTCTTGAGTACATGTCCTTCCGGAATCCCTTCTGTAGAGACAACCACATAGAAAACTTCTTCTGTGAGGCCCCCATAGTCATTGCCCTCTCTTGTGGAGACCCCCAGTTTA caatagcactgctgg CTGTCAATCTGATTGTGGTTCTTTTGA GCCCCATGGTGCTCATTGTCATCTCCTATGCCCGCATCCTGGCCTCCATCCTTGGCAGGGCCTCCTCCTCAGGTCGGGGGAAGACTTTCTCCACTTGTGCCTCCCATCTGACTGTGGTCATCTTTTTCTATACCTCAGCCATGTTCTCGTACATGAACCCTCGCAGCACACATGGCCCTGACAAAGACaagcctttctctctcctctataCCATCATCACCCCCATGTGCAACCCTATCATCTATAGTTTTCGAAACAAGGAAATGAAGGGGGCCATGGTGAGGGCCCTTGGAAGGACCAGCCTGGCCCAGGCGGAATCTGTCTAG